From the Primulina tabacum isolate GXHZ01 chromosome 15, ASM2559414v2, whole genome shotgun sequence genome, one window contains:
- the LOC142526980 gene encoding acetylserotonin O-methyltransferase-like, with protein sequence MEAKLETQELKKEEKEAQAALVDIWKYVFGFAPLAVLKCVIQLQIAETVERHGGSITLPELSVALQCSPSVLHRIMRYLIHLGYFKQTRIIGDQESSVSYTQTSRSRSLLRDGMSSILLLESSPVMLAPWHNLSKRASVDGDSAFETAFGGVSFWEYETANPEDSKLFNDAMACHAGLLVSSIIDQYAEVFEGIRSLVDVGGGDGSALNTLVKACPWIRGVNYDLPHVVSVAPNHGEGVEHIGGDMFEMVPKGDAIFLMRVLHGWSDEDCIRILRNCMAAIPKDKGKLIIVEAVIRSEGEGDDKYTEIHLALDMMMMIRTEKGRERTSKEWEYLVNEAGFTKFTVKRIRAVASVIEAYP encoded by the exons ATGGAAGCAAAACTGGAAACGCAAGAActaaagaaagaagaaaaagaagcaCAGGCTGCCCTAGTGGATATATGGAAGTATGTGTTTGGTTTCGCTCCACTGGCGGTACTAAAATGTGTCATACAACTCCAAATAGCTGAGACCGTGGAACGGCACGGCGGATCCATCACGCTCCCTGAGCTATCCGTCGCTTTACAGTGTTCCCCCTCTGTCCTCCACCGTATCATGAGATACTTGATTCACCTCGGTTACTTCAAGCAAACTCGGATAATTGGAGACCAAGAATCATCAGTCAGCTACACCCAAACGTCACGTTCTCGATCACTGTTGAGAGATGGCATGTCATCTATCCTCCTGCTGGAGAGTAGCCCCGTGATGCTCGCGCCTTGGCATAACCTAAGCAAACGCGCTTCGGTTGATGGCGATTCTGCATTTGAGACTGCGTTTGGTGGGGTAAGTTTTTGGGAATATGAGACGGCGAATCCGGAAGATAGTAAGTTGTTCAATGATGCAATGGCATGCCATGCGGGGTTGCTCGTCTCATCCATCATTGACCAGTATGCTGAGGTGTTCGAGGGGATCCGTTCCCTAGTGGATGTTGGTGGTGGTGACGGGTCGGCTCTTAACACCTTGGTGAAGGCTTGTCCATGGATTCGAGGGGTTAACTATGATCTCCCTCATGTCGTGTCCGTCGCGCCTAATCATGGTGAAGGTGTTGAGCATATTGGTGGCGACATGTTTGAAATGGTTCCAAAGGGTGATGCCATTTTTCTTATG AGAGTGTTACACGGTTGGAGTGATGAAGACTGCATCCGAATACTGAGAAACTGTATGGCCGCGATTCCTAAGGATAAGGGGAAGCTGATCATAGTGGAGGCGGTGATTAGATCAGAAGGCGAAGGGGACGACAAGTATACCGAGATTCATCTTGCACTTGACATGATGATGATGATTCGCACGGAAAAAGGCAGAGAGAGGACTTCTAAAGAATGGGAATACTTGGTGAATGAGGCTGGGTTTACAAAGTTTACAGTGAAACGCATTCGAGCTGTTGCATCTGTCATAGAGGCTTATCCATGA